Proteins from a genomic interval of Salmo salar chromosome ssa14, Ssal_v3.1, whole genome shotgun sequence:
- the tgfr2 gene encoding TGF-beta receptor type-2, protein MEQLRFSAFWCGTILFGSILLEQKMASSMTMLKLKRLCKFCDVESTSCTGTGSCMTDCSITSICPHPEDVCVSIWRKKDDNVTIDTICHNPAHKLHGLVLEDYNNSKCEMRERNGMGSQFFICSCSEDECNDHLFFTPYSLDSQVVSVVLVSLVPLLVLAVMVITSFYWYRIYHQRRAGVKRKKTPLDFSDAHAIMMDDDGSDSSSTHANNLNHNTELLPIELDAQVGKGRFAEVYKAKLKQGATGAGEHFETVAVKIFADEEYASWKNEKDIFSDADLRHENVLHFLTAEDHKVEKQYWLITAYHPRGNLQEYLTRHVISWDDLWVLGGSLARGVAHLHSDHTLCGRYKVPIVHRDIKSSNILVKGDLTCVLCDFGLGLRLDNSLSVDELANSGQVGTARYMAPEVLESRINLENIESFKQTDVYSMALVLWEITSRCNAIGEVKDYEPPFGKVREHPCVESMKDSVLRDRGRPEIPNSWINHPGIQVVCGTIDECWDHDPEARLTAQCVAERFNDMEHPDKLSVRSNSEEKIPQDVSATEIEEIEK, encoded by the exons ATGGAGCAACTTCGTTTTTCCGCTTTCTGGTGTGGAACGATACTGTTTGGAAGTATTCTGCTAGAACAGAAAA TGGCCTCATCAATGACTATGCTGAAGCTGAAGCGTCTGTGTAAGTTCTGTGACGTTGAGTCTACCAGCTGTACGGGCACAGGGAGCTGTATGACCGACTGTAGCATCACATCCATCTGCCCCCATCCAGAGGATGTGTGTGTCAGCATTTG GAGGAAGAAAGACGACAATGTCACCATAGACACGATATGCCACAACCCAGCCCATAAGCTGCATGGTCTGGTGTTGGAGGACTATAACAATAGCAAGTGTGAGATGAGGGAGAGGAACGGCATGGGCTCCCAGTTCTTCATCTGCTCCTGCTCCGAGGATGAGTGCAACGACCACCTCTTCTTCACCCCCT ACTCCCTGGACTCCCAGGTGGTGTCGGTGGTCCTggtcagcctggttcctctgctgGTTCTGGCCGTGATGGTCATCACATCCTTCTATTGGTACCGCATCTACCACCAGCGCCGCGCCGGTGTCAAGCGCAAGAAGACGCCGCTCGACTTCAGTGATGCCCACGCCATCATGATGGACGACGACGGCTCGGACAGCAGCTCCACGCACGCCAACAACCTCAACCACAACACGGAGCTCCTTCCCATCGAGCTGGACGCACAGGTGGGCAAGGGCCGCTTTGCCGAGGTCTACAAGGCCAAGCTGAAGCAGGGCGCCACGGGGGCCGGCGAGCACTTTGAGACCGTTGCCGTCAAAATTTTCGCAGATGAGGAATATGCCTCGTGGAAGAACGAGAAGGACATCTTCTCGGATGCCGACCTGCGCCACGAGAATGTCCTGCACTTCCTGACCGCAGAGGACCACAAGGTGGAGAAACAGTATTGGTTGATCACGGCATACCACCCCCGGGGCAACCTCCAGGAGTACCTGACGCGCCACGTCATCAGCTGGGACGACCTGTGGGTGCTGGGCGGGTCGCTGGCGAGGGGCGTGGCCCACCTACACAGTGACCACACCTTGTGCGGACGCTACAAGGTGCCCATCGTCCACCGGGACATCAAGAGCTCCAACATCCTGGTGAAGGGGGACCTGACCTGCGTCCTGTGTGACTTCGGACTGGGTCTGCGTCTGGACAACTCGCTGTCCGTGGACGAGCTGGCCAACAGTGGACAG GTGGGCACTGCCAGGTACATGGCCCCTGAGGTGCTGGAGTCCAGAATCAACCTGGAAAACATTGAGTCGTTCAAGCAGACAGACGTTTACTCCATGGCCCTGGTACTGTGGGAGATCACCTCCAGGTGTAACGCCATTGGAG agGTGAAGGACTACGAACCGCCCTTCGGTAAGGTGAGGGAGCACCCGTGTGTGGAGAGTATGAAGGACAGCGTtctcagagacagagggaggccagAGATCCCCAACAGCTGGATCAACCACCCA GGCATCCAGGTGGTGTGCGGCACCATAGACGAGTGCTGGGACCACGACCCTGAGGCCAGGCTGACTGCTCAGTGTGTGGCCGAACGCTTCAACGACATGGAGCACCCAGACAAGCTGTCTGTACGCAGCAATTCTGAGGAGAAGATCCCCCAGGACGTCTCTGCGACGGAGATTGAAGAGATTGAGAAGTAG